AGATAGACCTCATTGGCTCTTAAGAGAACCTTAAAGCTTTTAGCCAAGTTTTATGGGCCTTTCAAAGTGATAGAGAGGATTGGACCTGTTGCTTATAAGCTGGATCTTCCTCCCTCTTCTTCGATTAACCCTATCTTTCCTTCGTCACGTTTAAAGAAGAAGTTTGGAGATAATGTGGTTCCCATGGTAGAGCTGCCTGGCATGTTAGAAGAGGAAGTGATTGTAGCTCCCCAGGAGGTGCTTCAGACTCGAGTGATCTCAAGGAAAGGATGGCAGATACTTGAGGTGTTGATCAAATGGCAGAATCTGTCTCCTGATGATGCTACTTGGGAGGACAGCTCTTTTATTGTAGCTCAATTTCCGGACTTTGTGCATTCCTTGGGACAAGAATGTGCTCAAGGGGGGTATTGTTACATATAGAAGAACTAGGTATAGAAATAAGTAATAGTTTTGTTGGGAGTAGTTATTTTAGGTAGCTGACTTGTATATAAACAGCTGGAAAGGCCTATTCAGGGCAATCATTCATCAATAAAGCTAATGGTTTTTCCCTCCTAAaattctctctccctctctttctctctcaacTCCCTccctttcttctctctctctctttctcttctctctctttctgttATCCTCAGTAACTGTCACTGAGACTACTAGATCTGTTAGGGATTCCTAACACAATATTtgattcagaaaaaaaaaaggaagaaaaagaagaaaagttgCCATTCATAATTATGCATTATGTTCATGAAAAATAACATTAAGTGATATAAAGTATTGAACTCAAAGGAATGAAACATTATGTACCTAATCTACTCAAGTTTCTGGCTTGAAATAACCTATGTTATGTGTCACTCTTCTTCTACTAATGTGCTTCTACCATCGTccttttacttttcttttttgttgtAAAAGCTGGATGCCTTGTGCTCTAACAGAAGCTATGGAGCAAATAGATgctatcattttttattttaccatTTGTATCTCATGCTTCGACACCCTTGCCTCCAAAGCCCATGATGTAGAAATAATTAATCATCTAGTAGACATTTTTAAGTTGAAGaagcttaattttttttaggatTTGGTAACTGTTATACTCCTTGTTGCAGGCTTCTTAATGGTGAGGATTAAATTGAGTCACGGAGCTTGATTGCTtccatattttttcttttccataATATTTAAGGATCTCTTCACTCTCTAGTTGAATGTAATCATGATGCTACTTTACTGGTTGGCTTTTTCACCTTGCCTCGTGCCTACCAACCAAATCTGACAGAAGCTttatctcatttaattttttagtgctGTTTGCAGTAGATGCTACATTATTCATTTGGTGCCTCCTTTAGCACTATCCTTTCTTGTTTTCAGTTGGTAATTCTGTAGAAAGAGTCTCTTTGGTTCAAAGTTGTCatgtagatttttttttcctttttccaaaGGTAAATGgtatctttttaaatttatttggaaAGAGATATAAGAGCAATGATGGCTTTTGCagcaaaaaatttcattttcaatGAGGTGTCTCTTTTAAGCAATGTATTTGATGTCTTAATGCCTATTTGATGTTCTGATATGATATTTTTGCTTTTGAATTTGCAATAATGGGAGAGTCCAAGATGTTACGATATTTGATCTGGTGAAGTGACGTTGGCTTTGATAGAATAAAGAGTAAAAAGAGAGATTTTTGGAAACTAATGAGGGAAGAACTGATTGTATTGATGAGCAACAATATCTACACAGCAGGTTTACAATCAGGTTCCTCTAGTTTTATGGTAGGAAAATAACACAGCAAGAAAACTCTCAATACTCagataaaaaaggaaaagaaaatgacTGGAAAATCCAGCTGAACTTTCCCGTGCAGATGACACCACTCTGCCCTCTCTATTCCAGAGAATGCACTGAATGCCAAAAGATGCCGCTCCCTCTGCCCATTCCATCCTTAAATGCTGGAATGGAATCTTCTGTTGTAACTAATTCCTGCCAACTATCTTTTCTCCATCATTCAGGGAGGCTGTTACATGTTTAGCTGCCATCTGCCCATTCTGTTTCTTCCTTCTTCTGAAATACACCTTCTAACTTCTTGGTTTGGAGCCTTCATCCTTATCACAATTGAACTGTAAAGTAAGTATTATGCAGGccttaaatttttacataatgtTCTTATACATAgttctctcttttctcttagTGAGTATAGGTGTGTGATTAGTTTGGGAACATGACTCTCTCATGTAGAAGAGGTTCTAGTTCATTAGATTGAACAAGTTCCTCGCataaatgattttaaataacAGCGTAATGACCTTTATttacattttcatttttttgggAGGGTGGGAGCAGGATACTGTTACTGATACACGCTTCAAAAATAACGGAGGAAAAAACTTTTAATGGTTAATAACTGTTACAATGGTTACATAGTGGGAACGGAGTTCCCTTAATTGGTAATGGCCATTATCCACATATGTAGATAGGGATTCTTTTAGTTGTGGTGCAGAAGGGCAAAGaacttattttgtttataatgtctACACTTTCCATCTGTTAATCTTAAATTTCCCATCTCAATTTTTTCTTCTTCGCAGATCTTCATTCTTGAATTAAGATCATCAAATAGTGGAAGTTTATTTGAAGGGTAGGAGAACAATTAATCTACATTTCTATGTCCATCTCAGTGTCCCATCCCAATATTCCCAGttgttttagttttaaattaattatattaatgatgttTGAGAATTATAgatttaatgttttttatttatatatttattcttattatttagTTGTGTAACTTAgtgttaattatttatttaaatatctatttatttcatgatctgtatatatttttaaaaaaatttgcttTGCATTAGGCCATTTTCATTATGTTGTGACTGCTACTGGCTTGTTTCCTTTACCTGCAGCCTATGCTTTCATTTAATCTTTCATCTATCCAACACACTCGGTGGTTGGCTTTCTCTTTTGTTTTATTGCTAATCGGTAGAGGACAGGAACTGCTTTTGCTTTGTTAATATTTTGCTGTTTGGATAAATAAGTGTATAGATGCCTATGTGgtatttttagttaaataattaGCATCTTTAATGAATTATAATGGATTTGGTGTTCATATTAATTGACAGGGCTTTGATGAGTACATGAACTTGGTTCTTGATGATGCTGAGGAAGTCAATGTcaagaagaaaaccagaaaGTCCTTAGGTAAATCACCATGTTCAACTTAAATCCCTCACTCGTTTATGCATGATCTAAATTTTACCCTTTACTTGCTTAGGAAGGATTCTTCTTAAAGGAGACAATATTACTCTGATGATGAACACGTGAGTTAAAAACCATCTATCCGCTTATGGTCCCTGTGCTTTCATCggctccccccccccccccccctttttcCAATGCTCTTCCTtcttccctctctctctctctctcgctctctctcATCATTCTTGCTTGTGTATTGCAGAGGGAAATGATGTCACCTGGCAATTATCGAGACCGCATAGTGTTTCAATTTGGGAGGCCCGGGAGTTTGAGCTATGTAGTGTGTAGTGCTATATTCGACACTAAAACGTGCTTTTTTTGGACCGACTTCAGGCTGTTAGGATATGAACTTTGAAGTTAAAATGATGATTTGTCTTATTCAACTTCGCAATATCCCTGAGTGTTGCACTAATGCTTGGTTGGATAATATGTTTTATGTCAGacaattttaaattcatttgttAGTATCTATGTAGTGTGTAGTGCTATATATATTCAACACTAAAACGTGCTCTTTTGGACTGACTTTAGGCTAAATGTCGTTAGGATATGAACGTTGAAGTTCAAATGAAGATTTGCCTTATTCAACTTGGCAATATTCATGAGTGATACTAATTTAAGATTAATTTGATGAAAAAAATTTcgtagataaaaatattttttagagatTATTCTATTATACGTTTAACCAATCAATGTTATTAAAAacgaaaatgaaaattttgaagCGAACGAAT
This Manihot esculenta cultivar AM560-2 chromosome 6, M.esculenta_v8, whole genome shotgun sequence DNA region includes the following protein-coding sequences:
- the LOC110618073 gene encoding small nuclear ribonucleoprotein E isoform X2, which gives rise to MASTKVQRIMTQPINLIFRFLQSKARIQIWLFEQKDQRIEGRIIGFDEYMNLVLDDAEEVNVKKKTRKSLGRILLKGDNITLMMNTGK
- the LOC110618073 gene encoding small nuclear ribonucleoprotein E isoform X1; amino-acid sequence: MASTKVQRIMTQPINLIFRFLQSKARIQIWLFEQKDQRIEGRIIGFDEYMNLVLDDAEEVNVKKKTRKSLEGNDVTWQLSRPHSVSIWEAREFELCSV